In Crassostrea angulata isolate pt1a10 chromosome 6, ASM2561291v2, whole genome shotgun sequence, a genomic segment contains:
- the LOC128188484 gene encoding tetratricopeptide repeat protein 36-like, with the protein MSNDRAHVSAHDSAVLNRIFNPNLPYGDVVDEEEVEKEIEEETVDVKVSKQLEVQGVQAAESGDVEAALNLFSQAIGNTPQRASGYNNRAQALRLKGDVLGALEDLNMAITLSNGTGSVACQAYTQRGLIYRLEGEEEKSLEDFKHASRLGGQFAKQQVIAMNPYAALCNQMLCEVMQKVRSGEV; encoded by the exons ATGTCAAATGATAGGGCTCATGTATCTGCTCACGACAGCGCCGTTTTGAACAGAATTTTCAATCCCAACTTACCTTATGGTGATGTTGTAGACGAGGAAGAAGTTGAGAAAGAAATTG AGGAGGAGACTGTGGATGTAAAGGTCTCGAAACAACTGGAGGTACAGGGGGTCCAAGCAGCAGAGAGCGGTGATGTGGAGGCagctttaaatttattttcacaggCCATTGGAAACACACCACAGAGGGCATCTGGATACAATAATCGTGCACAAGCTCTACGCCTAAAGGGAGATGTTCTTG GTGCCCTTGAAGATCTGAACATGGCCATTACTCTTTCTAATGGGACTGGATCAGTGGCTTGCCAAGCATACACCCAAAGAGGCCTTATTTATAGATTAGAAG gTGAGGAGGAAAAGTCTTTGGAGGATTTTAAACATGCAAGCAGATTAGGTGGGCAGTTTGCCAAACAACAAGTCATTGCTATGAATCCCTATGCAGCCTTGTGTAACCAAATGCTGTGTGAAGTCATGCAGAAAGTTCGAAGTGGAGAAGTGTAG